The following proteins are co-located in the Synchiropus splendidus isolate RoL2022-P1 chromosome 14, RoL_Sspl_1.0, whole genome shotgun sequence genome:
- the LOC128770302 gene encoding leucine-rich repeat and transmembrane domain-containing protein 2-like: MRNVDQNGPKHMESLVSTTLSTLMLVVLGLVGSIHGCPEVCTCSGNVTDCSSAGLFSLAPVLPLLSQDTVSLRLSTNNLSSLSTMEIYNLSSLEVLDLSQNKFSILRPGVFSGLTGLRWLNLSSNYLGGLPATSESNNSTDTLPRLNGSQVVIGLSTEVFKGLWRLRGLDLSSNGLQLLPKGLLDGLQRLTWLSLARNRLIFLDRATFEPLVALQQLQLTGNPWDCNCRLREFKHWMEWLIYREGEIDDMQCSLPGNLMGRDIRSVPVEMFSYCVPPPKEVMISHATRPPCPPGRIFNTEDCIRQRYRPVSVRRAHGTQIVAGVVCGTVCVMMVVAATYGCIYASLMARYQRQKRKRGRPLMAESGGETDMEDGQMTSPGSPEETQPKEPCVVHGYRISSF; the protein is encoded by the exons ATGAGGAACGTAGACCAGAATGGACCAAAGCACATGGAGAGtctgg TGTCGACCACTCTATCCACCCTGATGTTGGTTGTGCTTGGCCTGGTGGGTTCGATTCACGGCTGCCCTGAAGTCTGTACCTGCTCTGGTAACGTCACTGACTGCTCCTCTGCTGGTCTCTTCTCTCTGGCTCCGGTCCTGCCACTGCTGAGCCAGGACACTGTGTCTCTCCGTCTCAGCACGAACAACCTCTCCTCCCTGAGCACCATGGAGATATATAACCTTAGCAGCCTGGAGGTGCTAgatctttcccagaacaaattctccatcctcagaCCCGGTGTTTTTTCCGGCCTGACCGGCCTGCGTTGGCTCAACTTGTCCAGTAATTACCTCGGGGGACTACCAGCTACCTCAGAAAGCAACAACAGCACTGACACCCTCCCTAGATTGAATGGAAGTCAGGTGGTCATTGGTCTCAGCACTGAGGTTTTTAAAGGCTTGTGGCGGCTGCGAGGGCTGGACCTGTCTTCTAATGGACTACAGTTGTTACCAAAGGGCCTCCTGGATGGACTGCAGAGACTCACCTGGCTGTCGCTAGCAAGGAACCGCCTCATATTTCTGGACAGGGCAACTTTTGAGCCCTTGGTtgctctgcagcagcttcagctgacTGGAAATCCATGGGATTGCAATTGCAGGCTGCGGGAGTTCAAGCACTGGATGGAGTGGTTGATTTACAGAG AAGGGGAGATCGATGACATGCAATGTAGCCTCCCGGGGAACCTGATGGGCAGGGACATCCGTAGTGTACCGGTGGAGATGTTCAGCTACTGCGTACCACCTCCAAAGGAGGTCATGATAAGTCACGCCACCCGGCCTCCCTGCCCACCTGGTCGGATCTTCAACACAGAGGACTGCATCCGCCAGCGGTACCGACCTGTCAGTGTCCGCCGGGCGCACGGCACACAAATAGTTGCAGGAGTGGTGTGTGGCACAGTTTGCGTTATGATGGTGGTGGCTGCGACATACGGGTGCATCTACGCCTCACTGATGGCCCGGTACCAGAGGCAGAAGAGGAAACGTGGGCGACCACTAATGGCCGAGTCTGGAGGCGAAACTGACATGGAAGACGGACAGATGACATCGCCCGGCTCACCAGAAGAGACGCAGCCTAAGGAGCCCTGCGTTGTGCATGGGTATCGAATCAGCAGCTTCTGA